Proteins encoded together in one Triticum dicoccoides isolate Atlit2015 ecotype Zavitan chromosome 7B, WEW_v2.0, whole genome shotgun sequence window:
- the LOC119335324 gene encoding uncharacterized protein LOC119335324: MPTLYVKDFDDAVRQVVDLLCESDGTAEGNIKTFLLCGWFGKSAGRALAGHAVLRAIAKLLKSTICDDSDMRKNFDRIIHVDCSLWKSSRTMQRTIAEELNLRHVMHIFDKEDEDDDFRGVDNSSRKAIPRIASLINKSLRDERFLMIYHHGGDEHIDLVECGIPLYGEGKLLCTYGGRFLKTKWREFKLMHTSTDIFIYVTAYSTNSASHIENVLHKEAAGVIGDTGIDGINTETVLDCFLYSLFLTTRLPENFTGVDYGWATHACNYWICDGILGEDKPWEIGSTLYHVIPMLGNSTYETRHMASYLDGQKKPYVGWYSVTSNKLRAEDISNVPGSASSYFLTFQGDDPVYVRNDLFQLASNNLRVLKLYNCSFNFASPPFQCCHNLRFLWLDHCANTGKEEQSGGPSFPYLLVLDLRFTEYVFLPRMIELMTNLRELNTRGVSWKTLSHAWKKLQKLQKLRLTESSDVVTVDSCSPVDMMNLELLDLSRNTHLESLPTLSSARSLKTLILDGCSSLEQVALQGAPPLLESFSFDGYGPAENWTHSIHLPQKELRLKSPLAPVEIVKVTKISLHGCGRLHNIFLRGLPNLEELNLSGTAIKILDLRAMDVPKLKKLFLLGCEQLRRLILHGSPRLKVLHVDTQRKIRSMICCGEQGSFDIEVCIAFTDGRFIWSSAKGLVFQTENLLSKVYLLISCMSSSQANITKSIKKIGSSRQGLVPTRPLLPYNDIAMAKDVTCSLLVWNCQQLQTLNVHIEIGKGSYNLESMQDEGDFTSFAAFVVESLHVHDNCSITAIPPTNGSHWQRLKWCHVERCPKLHSVFPSRYRTYNFQRINTFSASDLLVAYCIWGGIKKSWDDHTHHSLQQLQHIYLYNCQRLVFVLPISFTLPNLETLQIAYCSNLRHVFPWDHEYTEEIASGFTFDNLKHIKLHHLHKLEQICEVKLTAPALQSVGIRDCWGLRCLPAVTRQGPKPVVDCEKDLWDKLKWDGLRAGHHPSLFETRHSAYYKKTLPRGSYLR, translated from the exons atgcccaCACTG TATGTGAAGGATTTTGATGACGCCGTCAGACAAGTGGTTGATCTTTTGTGTGAAAGCGATGGTACTGCAGAAGGCAACATTAAAACATTCTTGCTTTGTGGTTGGTTCGGCAAGAGTGCTGGTCGGGCATTGGCAGGACATGCTGTTCTTAGAGCTATAGCGAAACTTCTAAAATCCACAATATGTGATGATTCTGACATGAGAAAGAACTTTGACAGAATTATCCATGTGGACTGCTCCCTGTGGAAAAGCAGCAGGACCATGCAGAGGACAATAGCAGAGGAGTTGAACCTTCGCCATGTAATGCACATATTTGATaaggaggatgaagatgatgatttCAGAGGAGTAGACAACAGCTCTAGAAAAGCGATACCAAGGATCGCAAGTTTGATTAATAAGTCTCTAAGAGATGAAAGATTTCtgatgatttatcatcatggaggaGATGAACATATTGATCTGGTAGAGTGTGGCATTCCTCTTTATGGTGAAGGTAAATTGTTATGTACCTATGGTGGAAGATTTTTGAAGACCAAGTGGAGAGAATTCAAGTTGATGCACACTTCTACTGATATTTTTATTTATGTGACGGCATATTCTACAAATAGTGCATCACATATTGAAAATGTATTGCACAAAGAAGCTGCTGGAGTGATTGGTGACACCGGTATTGATGGCATCAACACAGAAACAGTTTTGGATTGCTTCTTGTACTCATTATTCCTAACAACACGACTACCTGAAAACTTTACTGGTGTTGACTATGGTTGGGCGACTCATGCCTGTAACTACTGGATATGTGATGGAATCCTTGGTGAGGACAAACCATGGGAGATTGGCAGTACATTGTATCATGTGATACCAATGTTGGGCAATTCTACTTACGAAACAAGACACATGGCATCCTATTTGGATGGACAGAAAAAACCCTATGTAGGTTGGTATTCAGTCACCTCCAACAAACTAAGGGCAGAAGATATCTCTAATGTTCCTGGCAGTGCATCATCATATTTCTTAACATTTCAGGGAGATGATCCTGTATATGTACGTAATGATTTGTTTCAACTAGCCAGCAACAACCTCCGTGTGCTAAAGCTCTACAACTGCAGCTTCAATTTTGCATCTCCTCCTTTTCAGTGCTGCCACAACCTAAGATTCCTTTGGCTTGACCATTGTGCAAACACTGGGAAGGAGGAGCAAAGTGGAGGGCCAAGTTTTCCGTACCTGCTGGTGCTTGACTTACGTTTCACAGAGTATGTTTTCTTGCCTCGGATGATTGAACTGATGACCAATCTCAGGGAGCTAAATACAAGGGGGGTCTCGTGGAAGACTCTAAGTCATGCATGGAAAAAGCTACAGAAGCTTCAGAAGCTCCGATTAACAGAATCTTCAGATGTGGTCACGGTGGACAGTTGCTCTCCGGTAGATATGATGAACCTGGAGCTGCTTGACTTGTCACGAAACACTCACCTGGAATCATTGCCAACATTATCATCGGCAAGAAGCCTGAAGACGCTTATTCTTGATGGTTGTTCCAGCTTGGAGCAAGTTGCCCTGCAAGGAGCTCCTCCACTGCTTGAAAGTTTTAGCTTCGATGGTTATGGCCCAGCAGAGAATTGGACACATTCGATACACCTGCCACAAAAGGAATTGCGCCTCAAGTCTCCTTTAGCTCCGGTTGAAATAGTCAAGGTGACAAAGATCTCCCTACACGGTTGTGGTCGATTGCATAACATATTCCTTCGTGGACTGCCAAATCTGGAGGAACTGAACCTCTCTGGTACAGCCATTAAAATACTTGACCTCCGAGCAATGGATGTCCCGAAACTCAAGAAGTTATTTCTGCTGGGCTGTGAGCAGCTTCGCAGACTAATTTTGCATGGATCACCTAGATTGAAAGTGCTCCATGTGGACACACAGAGGAAGATTAGATCAATGATCTGCTGTGGAGAACAGGGATCCTTTGACATTGAGGTATGTATTGCTTTTACGGATGGAAGATTCATTTGGTCATCTGCAAAGGGACTCGTTTTCCAGACAGAAAACCTTCTCTCCAAGGTGTACCTCCTTATCTCTTGTATGAGCAGTAGCCAAGCCAACATCACCAAAAGTATCAAGAAGATTGGATCTAGCCGACAGGGTTTGGTTCCAACAAGGCCGTTATTACCGTATAATGATATTGCCATGGCTAAAGATGTTACATGCTCGCTCTTGGTGTGGAACTGTCAACAGCTCCAAACTTTGAACGTGCATATCGAGATTGGTAAAGGAAGCTATAATTTAGAGAGTATGCAAGATGAAGGGGATTTCACAAGTTTCGCAGCTTTTGTCGTTGAATCATTGCATGTGCATGACAATTGCTCCATCACTGCTATCCCCCCAACGAATGGGTCACACTGGCAGAGACTAAAATGGTGTCATGTTGAGAGGTGCCCCAAGCTACACTCTGTGTTTCCATCTCGGTATAGAACATACAACTTTCAGCGTATAAACACATTTTCAGCTTCTGATCTCCTAGTGGCCTATTGCATCTGGGGAGGCATCAAGAAATCTTGGGATGACCACACACACCATAGTCTCCAACAACTGCAGCACATATACCTGTACAATTGCCAAAGGCTGGTGTTCGTCCTCCCCATTTCCTTCACCTTGCCCAACTTGGAGACCCTCCAGATCGCATACTGCAGTAACCTCCGGCATGTTTTCCCATGGGACCACGAGTACACTGAGGAAATAGCATCTGGTTTCACATTCGACAACCTGAAGCACATCAAGCTACACCATCTTCACAAGCTGGAGCAGATATGTGAGGTCAAATTGACTGCACCTGCGTTGCAGTCAGTCGGCATCAGGGACTGTTGGGGTCTCAGGTGTCTCCCGGCTGTAACACGTCAAGGTCCTAAGCCGGTGGTGGACTGCGAGAAGGACTTGTGGGACAAGCTCAAATGGGATGGCTTGAGGGCTGGACATCACCCGTCGCTGTTCGAAACGCGCCACTCAGCCTACTACAAGAAGACCCTCCCGAGGGGCTCCTACCTAAG GTGA